In a genomic window of Phycodurus eques isolate BA_2022a chromosome 2, UOR_Pequ_1.1, whole genome shotgun sequence:
- the pstpip1b gene encoding proline-serine-threonine phosphatase-interacting protein 1b isoform X3 — MTRLMFSDAFWRSDFTSHAGYEALVQRLRDGRQMCKDVEELLRMRAAAEEKYGRELVTIAHKAGGHAEISTLKNSFEQLKTQMENMGNFHIQLSEALKEEVKKVEVFRERQKEQRKKFESIMEKVQKRKVSLFRKTTEARHRAKQCRQAACEAEKSYLTNIDQLESVRQDWEETHRSTCEVFQQMETDRIGVLRCTLWDHCNHISMQCVKDDEFFEEVRKHLEHCDINTDNNCFIEMKTTGWHPPEPIVFESYYERDTTSGDRNGVARFTGGREDIMRRTSDPLLGASVEIAVGHPSIVSSSGEDGSYASLLGLQQPAVDEDAYVALYNYTAQVEDELTVKRGDVVQVLERSEDGWWTVARNGQEGLVPGNYLGKL; from the exons ATGACACGTTTAATGTTCAGCGATGCTTTCTGG AGGTCCGATTTTACCTCCCATGCTGGCTATGAAGCCCTGGTGCAACGCTTGCGAGATGGAAGACAAATGTGCAAAGATGTGGAAGAGCTGCTGAGAATGAG GGCGGCAGCAGAGGAAAAGTACGGGAGGGAACTGGTGACCATAGCCCACAAAGCTGGAGGACACGCTGAGATCAG CACTCTGAAAAACTCCTTCGAGCAGCTAAAAACAC AGATGGAGAACATGGGAAACTTTCACATCCAACTGTCAGAAGCATTGAAAGAGGAGGTGAAAAAGGTGGAGGTGTTCAGGGAACGGCAGAAAGAGCAGAGGAAGAAG TTTGAAAGCATCATGGAGAAAGTGCAGAAGAGAAAGGTGTCTTTGTTCAGGAAAACCACGGAG GCACGCCACAGGGCCAAGCAATGCAGACAGGCAGCGTGTGAAGCAG AGAAGTCGTACTTGACCAACATTGATCAGCTGGAAAGTGTTCGCCAGGATTGGGAGGAAACGCACAGAAGCACGTGTGAG GTGTTTCAGCAAATGGAGACCGATCGCATCGGCGTGCTCAGGTGCACCTTGTGGGACCATTGCAATCACATCTCCATGCAGTGCGTCAAAGACGACGAG TTCTTCGAGGAGGTAAGGAAGCACCTGGAGCACTGCGACATCAACACAGACAACAACTGTTTCATTGAGATGAAAACGACAGGGTGGCACCCACCAG AGCCCATCGTATTTGAAAGCTATTACGAGAGGGACACCACGTCCGGGGACAGAAATGGCGTCGCCCGCTTCACCGGGGGCAGGGAAGACATCATGAGGAGGACCTCGGATCCTCTACTGGGAGCTTCTGTGGAGATTGCAGTCGGTCACCCCTCAATAGTGTCCTCTAGTGGGGAAG ATGGGTCATATGCATCTTTGCTGGGCCTCCAGCAGCCAGCAGTGGACGAGGATGCCTACGTCGCGCTTTACAACTACACTGCACAG GTGGAAGACGAGCTGACGGTCAAAAGAGGTGACGTGGTTCAGGTCCTGGAGCGCAGCGAGGACGGCTGGTGGACCGTGGCGAGAAACGGGCAGGAGGGACTCGTGCCTGGGAACTATTTGGGCAAACTCTGA
- the LOC133397305 gene encoding tetraspanin-3-like, with translation MGQCGITSSKTVLVFLNLIFWAAAGILCYIGAYVFITYDDYDHFFEDVYTLIPAIVIIAVGTLLFVIGLIGCCATIRESSCGLATFAAILLLVFVTECVVVVLGYIYRAKVEDEVNHSIQKVYNEYNGTNRDAPSRAIDYVQRQLHCCGIHNYSDWRNTHWFKESKNNSVPISCCQPNISNCTGTLTQPAYLYQEGCEALVVKKLKEIMMYVIWAALTFASIQMLGMLCACVVLCRRSHDPAYELLVTTNSYA, from the exons ATGGGCCAATGCGGGATTACGTCATCTAAAACCGTCCTGGTTTTCCTTAATCTCATTTTTTGG GCGGCGGCGGGCATTTTGTGCTACATTGGCGCATACGTGTTCATCACCTACGATGACTACGACCACTTCTTTGAGGATGTGTACACTCTGATCCCAGCCATCGTCATCATCGCCGTGGGCACGCTCCTCTTCGTCATTGGCCTGATCGGCTGCTGCGCCACCATACGTGAGAGCTCCTGTGGCCTGGCCACT TTTGCTGCCATATTGCTCCTGGTCTTTGTAACAgagtgtgtggtggtggtgctggGCTACATCTACAGAGCAAAA GTGGAAGATGAGGTTAACCACTCCATCCAGAAGGTTTACAACGAGTACAACGGCACCAACAGGGATGCTCCCAGTCGTGCTATCGATTATGTGCAGAGGCAG CTGCATTGCTGCGGTATCCACAACTACTCGGACTGGAGGAACACTCACTGGTTCAAAGAGTCCAAAAACAACAGCGTTCCCATCAGCTGCTGCCAGCCCAACATCAGCAACTGCACCGGCACCCTCACCCAACCGGCATACCTCTACCAagag ggTTGTGAAGCTCTGGTTGTGAAGAAGTTAAAGGAGATCATGATGTATGTCATTTGGGCTGCGTTAACTTTTGCATCTATACAG ATGCTGGGCAtgctgtgtgcttgtgtggtGCTCTGTAGGCGGAGTCACGACCCGGCGTACGAGCTGCTTGTCACTACCAACAGCTACGCTTGA
- the pstpip1b gene encoding proline-serine-threonine phosphatase-interacting protein 1b isoform X2 translates to MTRLMFSDAFWRSDFTSHAGYEALVQRLRDGRQMCKDVEELLRMRAAAEEKYGRELVTIAHKAGGHAEISTLKNSFEQLKTQMENMGNFHIQLSEALKEEVKKVEVFRERQKEQRKKFESIMEKVQKRKVSLFRKTTESKKNYEVRCKEADEAEQTSEKTVVAVKNGEKARHRAKQCRQAACEAEKSYLTNIDQLESVRQDWEETHRSTCEVFQQMETDRIGVLRCTLWDHCNHISMQCVKDDEFFEEVRKHLEHCDINTDNNCFIEMKTTGWHPPEPIVFESYYERDTTSGDRNGVARFTGGREDIMRRTSDPLLGASVEIAVGHPSIVSSSGEDGSYASLLGLQQPAVDEDAYVALYNYTAQVLTQRHGFVSEYSFRLKLVGLVLLV, encoded by the exons ATGACACGTTTAATGTTCAGCGATGCTTTCTGG AGGTCCGATTTTACCTCCCATGCTGGCTATGAAGCCCTGGTGCAACGCTTGCGAGATGGAAGACAAATGTGCAAAGATGTGGAAGAGCTGCTGAGAATGAG GGCGGCAGCAGAGGAAAAGTACGGGAGGGAACTGGTGACCATAGCCCACAAAGCTGGAGGACACGCTGAGATCAG CACTCTGAAAAACTCCTTCGAGCAGCTAAAAACAC AGATGGAGAACATGGGAAACTTTCACATCCAACTGTCAGAAGCATTGAAAGAGGAGGTGAAAAAGGTGGAGGTGTTCAGGGAACGGCAGAAAGAGCAGAGGAAGAAG TTTGAAAGCATCATGGAGAAAGTGCAGAAGAGAAAGGTGTCTTTGTTCAGGAAAACCACGGAG TCAAAGAAAAACTATGAGGTGAGATGCAAGGAGGCGGACGAGGCCGAACAAACGTCAGAGAAGACCGTCGTTGCAGTCAAAAACGGGGAAAAG GCACGCCACAGGGCCAAGCAATGCAGACAGGCAGCGTGTGAAGCAG AGAAGTCGTACTTGACCAACATTGATCAGCTGGAAAGTGTTCGCCAGGATTGGGAGGAAACGCACAGAAGCACGTGTGAG GTGTTTCAGCAAATGGAGACCGATCGCATCGGCGTGCTCAGGTGCACCTTGTGGGACCATTGCAATCACATCTCCATGCAGTGCGTCAAAGACGACGAG TTCTTCGAGGAGGTAAGGAAGCACCTGGAGCACTGCGACATCAACACAGACAACAACTGTTTCATTGAGATGAAAACGACAGGGTGGCACCCACCAG AGCCCATCGTATTTGAAAGCTATTACGAGAGGGACACCACGTCCGGGGACAGAAATGGCGTCGCCCGCTTCACCGGGGGCAGGGAAGACATCATGAGGAGGACCTCGGATCCTCTACTGGGAGCTTCTGTGGAGATTGCAGTCGGTCACCCCTCAATAGTGTCCTCTAGTGGGGAAG ATGGGTCATATGCATCTTTGCTGGGCCTCCAGCAGCCAGCAGTGGACGAGGATGCCTACGTCGCGCTTTACAACTACACTGCACAG GTCCTCACCCAAAGACACGGTTTTGTAAGTGAGTATTCGTTCCGATTAAAACTTGTTGGGTTGGTCCTTCTTGTTTGA
- the pstpip1b gene encoding proline-serine-threonine phosphatase-interacting protein 1b isoform X1 codes for MTRLMFSDAFWRSDFTSHAGYEALVQRLRDGRQMCKDVEELLRMRAAAEEKYGRELVTIAHKAGGHAEISTLKNSFEQLKTQMENMGNFHIQLSEALKEEVKKVEVFRERQKEQRKKFESIMEKVQKRKVSLFRKTTESKKNYEVRCKEADEAEQTSEKTVVAVKNGEKARHRAKQCRQAACEAEKSYLTNIDQLESVRQDWEETHRSTCEVFQQMETDRIGVLRCTLWDHCNHISMQCVKDDEFFEEVRKHLEHCDINTDNNCFIEMKTTGWHPPEPIVFESYYERDTTSGDRNGVARFTGGREDIMRRTSDPLLGASVEIAVGHPSIVSSSGEDGSYASLLGLQQPAVDEDAYVALYNYTAQVEDELTVKRGDVVQVLERSEDGWWTVARNGQEGLVPGNYLGKL; via the exons ATGACACGTTTAATGTTCAGCGATGCTTTCTGG AGGTCCGATTTTACCTCCCATGCTGGCTATGAAGCCCTGGTGCAACGCTTGCGAGATGGAAGACAAATGTGCAAAGATGTGGAAGAGCTGCTGAGAATGAG GGCGGCAGCAGAGGAAAAGTACGGGAGGGAACTGGTGACCATAGCCCACAAAGCTGGAGGACACGCTGAGATCAG CACTCTGAAAAACTCCTTCGAGCAGCTAAAAACAC AGATGGAGAACATGGGAAACTTTCACATCCAACTGTCAGAAGCATTGAAAGAGGAGGTGAAAAAGGTGGAGGTGTTCAGGGAACGGCAGAAAGAGCAGAGGAAGAAG TTTGAAAGCATCATGGAGAAAGTGCAGAAGAGAAAGGTGTCTTTGTTCAGGAAAACCACGGAG TCAAAGAAAAACTATGAGGTGAGATGCAAGGAGGCGGACGAGGCCGAACAAACGTCAGAGAAGACCGTCGTTGCAGTCAAAAACGGGGAAAAG GCACGCCACAGGGCCAAGCAATGCAGACAGGCAGCGTGTGAAGCAG AGAAGTCGTACTTGACCAACATTGATCAGCTGGAAAGTGTTCGCCAGGATTGGGAGGAAACGCACAGAAGCACGTGTGAG GTGTTTCAGCAAATGGAGACCGATCGCATCGGCGTGCTCAGGTGCACCTTGTGGGACCATTGCAATCACATCTCCATGCAGTGCGTCAAAGACGACGAG TTCTTCGAGGAGGTAAGGAAGCACCTGGAGCACTGCGACATCAACACAGACAACAACTGTTTCATTGAGATGAAAACGACAGGGTGGCACCCACCAG AGCCCATCGTATTTGAAAGCTATTACGAGAGGGACACCACGTCCGGGGACAGAAATGGCGTCGCCCGCTTCACCGGGGGCAGGGAAGACATCATGAGGAGGACCTCGGATCCTCTACTGGGAGCTTCTGTGGAGATTGCAGTCGGTCACCCCTCAATAGTGTCCTCTAGTGGGGAAG ATGGGTCATATGCATCTTTGCTGGGCCTCCAGCAGCCAGCAGTGGACGAGGATGCCTACGTCGCGCTTTACAACTACACTGCACAG GTGGAAGACGAGCTGACGGTCAAAAGAGGTGACGTGGTTCAGGTCCTGGAGCGCAGCGAGGACGGCTGGTGGACCGTGGCGAGAAACGGGCAGGAGGGACTCGTGCCTGGGAACTATTTGGGCAAACTCTGA